The genomic DNA GACAGTATGGTGACGCTGCTCTCCTTGTTGAATGATCAACCTAGGATCATTTTGGTTAGCAGCCCAGTTATCATAATCTTTTCTAAACTGTGCCCTTAGTGCTGAGATACTTCTACCCGGGTAACCAGCATTACTTAAGCCTTTAACTAGCCCAGCGGCACCAAGAAGCGCTACTCCCGCTACTGAGAACGAGCCTCCTGCACCATGAACAGAGTTAACTTGATTATAACCAGCTGCGTCAAAACGACTTTCAAGAACGTCGAGCGCTTTATCTTGAGCGTTAGTAATGAAATCGCCAACAGGCGTAGCCATCACAGCTTCACGAACGACAAACGCTGCTGGACCAGTAGCTACATCAATGGCCATCAAGCCATATTCTAAGTAAGGTCTCTCAGCAATATTTTGAGCTATATATGATGACAGCTCACCTGCTCCGATTAGCATGTCATCAATAACACCAGAGCCAAAGGCTGCTCTTTTCGAGCCTCCTGTGATGACTATTTCTAGACGTGTGCTGCCATCACCTAACGATTCTGAGCCTTCACCTAAATACGGAAGTGAAGGGTTCTCTTTAGAAAATATGCTCTGCTCATACAGACCCATAATCTCTTGAGTTTGAGCATCACTAGCACCAGATAAATTGATTAGATCTCTGGTGGTATCGCGTCTAAGGTCTGTTGAAGAGTCTTTACTGCCTAAAATACCTAACGCTGTTTCGAGTGTCTTACGGGCATTAGGGTCATCACCGTCTATACCAAAGCGATCAGCTAATTGATCTATCTGATTTTCATGGTGTTGATGTTTTTGAATACCAGCAACAATAGAGTTACCAAGCGCATTGCCGAAGGAATCGGTTAATATTTGTCCGGCATTGCTTCTCAAAGATTCACCATGCATTAGAGACGTCGTTGCCGAGCCTGTGAAACCGGCAATGGTCCCACCTATGATATTGTTTTCACCATTGAGATACTGGTTTACACGACTACTGACGAGTGATCCAACCGCTGAAGCTGCAAAGCTCTTCCAACTAAAAGAGACATCCATTCCAACCGCTTTACTTCCCATATAGCGAGTTGCATAGCTAACAGCGCTACTCGCAAAATTGTTACCATATGAACCTAAGTTAAAGGCCCCAGTTTGCAGCGCAGCTCCAAAACCAGCAGTAGCACCTGCAGCTAACCCTCCTAGGGCAACTTGTCCCCATGAGAAATCATCCACTACTCCCATGGCTTTACCAACTAATTGACTCGCTATCGAGCCCATAGCGCCCCCAATCGCTGCTGCGCCCATTGCCACACCAGCGGACATACCGACGGTGGCACCTCCTGCTAAGGCTGCAGCTCCTGCAGCAGCACCGGTAGCTGTACCCGCAGCGGCCCCAGTAGCCCCAGCAATCGCTGGAGCGGCTGCCCCAGCAGTATATACAGTAACAACGACAGCAACTACAACCATCACTATCATTGCCACCGGATTACAACTTTTCTTGGGTGGCGGTGGTGGCATTGGTTCTGGGTTTATATCCCCCAAGACTTCACTTTCATTGTATGGCTTAAAACTCTCCGCCCCATTGAACGTTTGTGTATGAACGTTAGGGATGACCAACACCTGTCCAGTTGGAGGCTTCTCATTAGGGGATAATCCATTGGCATCGGCAACCAAATACCAATAACGAGAATCACCAAAAACAGCTTGAGCTATTTGTTGTAGAGTATCGCCAGATTTAACGGTGTAAGAGCTCGGCTCGTTTGAGGCCATAGAGGCGCTATCATCAAGTAAATCGACATCTAAAGTTTCTCCTGATGAAACTGCGAGTAAATTACCAGCGGCGGTAAGATTTACTTTAGGTAATACAGAGCCACCACTCTGGATTTTAATCTGGCCGTCAAAGTCACTCAGTACAGAACGTCGACTCTCTGGCTTAGTACTTCCAACTGACAACAGGTTGCCTGCAGAGTCGTAGTTAAATGTACTTTCACCCGTACTCCAAGTATTGCCCCTTCGTCTAGGCGCTTCATAGGACAATTCCTCCCGTGAATACGTTATCCTAGAGCGTTGACTTGGTTCACGACGACGATAGATACTTCTAATCGTATCGTGGTACGCTAACATATTCTTGTCTTCGCTATATATCCAAATATGTTGAGAAGCAATCTGTCCAGTATAGTGATAGGTGAAATCAGTAACTGTCTCTTTCCTGAATGGTGAGCCATCTCTCCAATTAGTTTGTTTTTCTAACAGCCCATCTTTTTGATATGAATAGGTAATATAGTTATGAGTTTTCTTAGTTTCTACTGGAGTTCCATAAAGAATAGTAAATTCAGTTCTTATATCTCGTGAAGATAGCGTATGACCTGTAATAGCGCTTGTTCGTACAAAAGAGCGAGTCATCACTTCATTGTCACCATAAGTCGTGTACTCTCTAATACCAGACACCTGGCTACTATCATTATCGTAACTTATTATTCTCTCTGTCTTATTATCATCCCTATCCCACTCTACCTCATTAATCTTTCTCCCAGCTATATCGTATTCAATTACTCTGCAGCCAGAAAATCCCTTACTCATTACCTCTTCTTTACTGTGTTGCTCTAGAGACTCATAAGAAGCTACTTCTCTATTTAGAGAATCATAATGATACCAGCGGGTATTTTGATCCCATCCACGTGTTGATGTTACTTTTCTTCGGTTCCCAACCGCATCATAGTAATACTTAATTTCGGCACCGGGTATAAACTGGCCTTTAAAAAAGTTCTCGTAGTTATTCAAGCGTTTAATTCGCCCTAAACTATCCCACTCCGTCCTGGTGATTGTTCGGCCGTATGTACTGAGCCTACCATATCCTTTTAACTGCCTCCATACCTCACGCCCATAGAGATCATAAGAATAGGTCTCAATTTTGTCTCTGCTCTGGCGCATCCTTAAGCTACCGTTATTATAATAACGATAGGTAATATCTATTCCTGCCCCATTCTTACTAATTAACAACCCTGCCTGGTCATAAATATATTTTACCTTAGAGCCATCTGACAATATATCAAACTCTTTATTTCCAGTATAAATATTATATCCATATTCTCTTTTAGACATTTCTACGCCATCACGAAGCCAAGCCTCTGATAATTTTGAACCTCGGACGTTATATGTATATTTTCGATGTATGCCCTTTCCATGACTTTCTAAAACTTGACCTATTTCGTCATATTTTATAAAGCTCTGATATCCAGCACGCCCATGACGGGTTTCGCTAGTTCTTCTGCCCACTTGATCATAGGTGAAACTTTCATAAACAACATTCCCTTTTGATCCAGATGAAATTTTAGACCGACTTATTAGTTGGCTTTTTTTATCATAAACATACCTATCGGCTAAGACTCCTGGCTGAAATCTTACAAGCGTATCCCCATGTATATTTTTTAAATAAAATACGCCTTGACCTTGATTATTAATATCGATTAACTTTGTTCCAGCACTGTCGAAAACAACTCTTTGCCAATTTCCATTTGCGTCTTGAGTGCCAATATTATTTCCCATTAAATCATAGTAGTAAAGAGTGGCAGGACGCCTAAAACTAATAGAACCATCCTCATCAATAACAGTTACCTTAGGGCCAATCTGTTTAATTAGCTGGTTTCTAGAGTTATATTCAAAATTGAACACTTCTCCATTAACCGTTTTCTTTACTACATTACCCCATCGATCTAACTCTTGCTCTACAGTTGGCTTTTCAATTGAATAGCTTGGTTTTTTTCCATTTTTCAAATCTTCATATACATTGTTGTATATGTTGACCCCTGGTTTCTCCTCATATATCACATTACCTAAAAGATCATATTCTCGATGTATTATTGATGGGGCTAAATATTCATCACTAGTGTTATAATAATATTCCGATTCATTTATAACCTTTCCAGAAAGGCCATATTGAAAATTTTTCTTTTTGCCATTTTCTACTTTTTCTACGACATTACCCAGCGCATCATAGATATAGCTCTCAGTAGTAATATCATTGATCTTTTTATTTATAACCTCACCATAAGAGTTGTATACTACAGACTCTTCTATATCCCCAGATGCTAATTTTTTTCTGGTTAAGACTAAGCGTCCAGTTGCGTCATATTCATATTCCGTTGTAATATCATGGGCGTAGCTAATAACGTTATTAGCAATACGAGAGTCAGCATGTTGAGTCTCCTTTATCACTCTATTCATACCATCGATACTTACATAAGAAACATTACCCTCAGCATCTTTCTCGCCAACACGTATTCCCTGTGAGCTATAATAGGTAAATGTTTCTCTGTCTGCAGATTCAACCTTAACTTGGTTTCCCTGCGCGTCATAGAAATAACGACTCTCTAATCGCTGTTTTTTCTGTTTAAAGTTATTACCTTTAGGAGGCGTACTAAAATCAACTATCTTTTTTTCAGCAGACCAAGATGAAACAATACGACCAAATGCGTCATATTGATAACTAATGCTCGATTTTGAATCCGTAGCCCCAAGGTCATCCGTAATAAAGGTTTTAGTGATCCGACTGCTATAGTCAAAATATGACTTAGAAATAATATCTTTGAAATATTCTTTTAAAACACCATTTTCTACACTATGAATTAAAGTGTTCTTTATGATCGTTTCTTTTTTATTACCCTTGTTATCAAAAACAAACGTTGTTTTTCTTATATCTTCGTCTTTTTCTGATTCTATCCATAAATCAATATCTGACAGATCCCATGGGCCGGTATATTTATTTTTTGCCTCTATTTTTGTGGAGATTTCACCGTAACCATTATACCTATAAATAGTTATGTAATTTTCAGCATCTTTTTCGGCGAGCAAATGACCACTCTTCGAATACAGAGATTCTTTAACAGTATAAGACTTGGAACCGTCACTTCTTTCTGAACGAGTTTTTTCTTTGAAAGCATTAAAAGCAATCGTGTCCAATCGTATATCTGCAGAGGCTGTACCGGAAGCCCTAACCGAAGTTTGCAAACCACGTTTATCATACCCATACTCAATTGTTCGCTTATTCGCTTGGACTAGAGGATCTTTTACAAAGAGTTCGATTTCGCTGAGCGATGTAAAGCCTTTTAGGCGGACAAATTTTGTATCTTGCAGATCGTAACGAATACTCATGACACGCTCTCCGAACCCGTTATATTGATGCTCGGTAATGTGTCCTAATTCATCAATATCAAACCTCAATTGACCTGCTTCATCATAAATTTTTTCGCGTTGTCCCCCCTCAGAATTAATATTAACCCTCTCATAACCCCCTTTATAAATAACTTTATTACTATTTAGGCCCTGAGCCGCTATCTGATTGCCCACAATGTCATAAGTATATGTGTCAATGCGTTGCATATTAGTAGACTTTGCATTGGTAATCGCAACAACATTTCCAAAACTATCATATTGATAAGCGCTTTCTATCCTTACACCATCATATTGACGTTCGAATCCTGAAACATCGACTTCAAGAACGTCAACCTTCGCTGATAACTCTTCGATTTTGTTGCCCCTAGAATCATAGCGATAAGAAGTGGTCTGAGCATTGAGTTCATCTGGTGACTGATAGTAATCAAAAAAGACAATATCAGGGTTACTTATCCACCCATTCAGATCCCCACTCGCCATCAGATCTTTCAAAAATTCTTTCAAATGCGTGTTATTAACGAAAACTTGTTTACGCCTTATCTCTGAGTGCGAATTATAGGTATATAATGTTGAATATCCTTCGCCGTCGACCTCAAAGACCAAGCGACCCATCGCATCAAACCCATTCAACTCTGAGCGCACTCGTCCCGCCTGAACTTCTTGCGATAACGCAGCTTTAAATGCCGCCACCTCCGCGTCACTGCGCCCTTGCAGACTCACCGATTGGTCGTAACGAATCGTATGCGTTACCCGACCCATGGCATCGTAACCGCGCTCCGTCACCGCCCCCGTTTCACTGATACTGAAGCGCAATTGCCCTTTCTCGTCGTAAATAGACTCACTGACTCGGTTGTTCGGCGAGGCCGCTACGGTCCCCGGTTTGGCGTATCGCGTGGTGCGTATGACTCGGTTCGCCGCGTCATACTCATACCCCGTGGCATAGCCCAAACCATCAACATCAAATGCCAAACGTCCCGATTCATCATAATGATGTTCGGTGACACGACGAGTGCCCGATAAAGCCTTACTGACAGTACTAGTCTGCCAATTAGTAATACCCGATAAGGCGTTAGCATAGCGTATGGTCGCCACTACGCGATTGGCCCCATCATAGTGGTAGGCCGTCACGTAATTGAGTGCGTTTATCTCATATTTTACACGCCCCAAACCATCATAGAGTGTGCGCGCAACACCGAAATACCCTGAAGGCTTCTCGATAATCTGACCTGCAGCATTATAGCGATAAGACACAGTGCGGTTACTCGCCCGACCCGACCAGTTCTGACCTGAACGCACGCGCTTTTCAAGGACTGCGCCCAGGACATCTCGCTCATACTCAGTCACACGCTCTTGCTGAATCTGGCCATTCGCTGCCAACGCCCCTTCTACCTGCTCGATTATCCGACCATCGAGGTCATAGGTGTACTCGGTGCCTACCCCGCCTTGCTCAACCCAGATTTTACGGCCCTGACTGTCAAAGCGCAGGGTCGTCACGCGCCCCTCACGATTTTCACTGATACGCTGACCCTGAGCGTTGTAAGCGTACGTCGTCTCAAGCTTTTCACCGTAGGCATCTTGAATCACTTTCCACTGGCGACCCAGCGCGTCGTAACGATACTCAGTGCAAGTACCTTCGGCATTGATGATGAACCTCAACAGGCCCGTTTTGGTATCGTACTCTTTACTGGAGAGGATCTCTGGCTGGTCTGCCCCTTTTGCAAGGAAAGTCGTACCAATAACCTGACCATGTTCATTGTATTCAAAGCCACGCTGATGACCCAGCCCATCGGTGATGGTCACCGTTTCACCGTGCGCGTTCTTTTCGGTGACCGTACGAATGCCCCCCGGCGACACCACAGTCACGCGATGGTTCGCATCATCGTACTCATACTCAGTCTTCTCTCCTGCGCCA from Vibrio chagasii includes the following:
- a CDS encoding DUF6531 domain-containing protein is translated as MATIIGGNGLGHFDTQGQASIKLGGNNGLQINASSGNLVLHHQDQTLVSKGLDLSLVRTYNSQGQQQDGNGDNWRFSFEQEIQVAGSVIKRVSGDGHASVFHAKGSGYESTAGAGAHDSLIRQGKEWVYEEGSTGVKEYYDADSGRMLRAEDRFGNQTHYRYQGERLTAVQSASGEELRFVFDAKGQLTRIDSWTEDSEGNLTHSHSKVHYGYDAKGRLSSVKVDLSPEDKSITDGQVLTTRYEYHDDDSHLIHRISKSNGSVMTLGYDTVAGKPHLSRIDDNGIVTLLDYQPERANGHQLKVTDATGQAWYYAHDEQGRLVGTLSPEVRYDKDIGYGLKESNGEPHATRYHYDSQNNLVAAVETGTLGERVTDYQYDEMGNCTVKRALGEWRERYEYDDMQRLVATHINNGRAGEGHRYALYDGVNLRYEINEGGLVTEYAYDGFGQRTHSRVYVNAVFDAQGTGSPSIQALMEWSEAQDKRQTALTTFSYQRGLLHTQTRHEQLDDQGDGLTSPHLEVVASNTSAGVWLGGQRIDGATSGVTLTLLNADGQLVSSKTFNTHQNEEQSGQLLGELGSLTNRHRLAGGRIYLSTKGEWSSDLLQSDLGLILNVDLALNLSSVGAPDEPVVALPSVLLVAFDIHPEGETAQLLDEQSASEGSLSLRHSRNEHTRFTYDAFGQLLASDTLVGDLESGTAKVVSRATQVYDGLGRVVSQTDAQGVTTTTEYLDKSRQVVVSQASGATVTQTFSTAGQLISEQRSAPTLVSRERQFLYNEAGQLVATQHPDGSEQFQFYDAQGRLWLTVSELGAVTEYRRDPQGRVAVEAQYASEVDTSDWVRGGTLTVTGESVLSGLSTTIKPRVTRSYFEDDRETVKTTVVLGDRDALVNSVELDAQGRVLVERNSRGSISIRHEYDEAGRKVLSRDEGGYVTQYWYNARGQVTETRRYHHPDLTESSPIRVPDGEFDRTQVVYDHHGRVRFQMNEQGALTETCYFDAGRDKKVYWHPFGDEDMSQVDIARVVEGINSGSSPALGASYPKVLLSRERRDEAGRLMVSTDRHGVETRYVYEDVTGRLRQTITGANTSVSRSEYRTYNGFGELTGQVVAAGQQDWQSVALSGLIEDRGVRTEFDVMGRKSSQYHPATGTTTYEYDKAGHLIQTTDALGNTRSKTYNTYGEVSGTRIDGEVIKAFEYDPMGRLSRELDGEGVRTTYLYQQDGRLSHRVRQHVAQAYANFGERSGSQIARHVTRYEYDERGNVIHQSVAKDYRAGTRIEDGDTREAVTSSRVKYASQWQRKYDHRGRMVSETNGEGVERVTDYVAGGRIKTVRLSGAVQERIEMDALGRTLSLTNGAGEKTEYEYDDANHRVTVVSPGGIRTVTEKNAHGETVTITDGLGHQRGFEYNEHGQVIGTTFLAKGADQPEILSSKEYDTKTGLLRFIINAEGTCTEYRYDALGRQWKVIQDAYGEKLETTYAYNAQGQRISENREGRVTTLRFDSQGRKIWVEQGGVGTEYTYDLDGRIIEQVEGALAANGQIQQERVTEYERDVLGAVLEKRVRSGQNWSGRASNRTVSYRYNAAGQIIEKPSGYFGVARTLYDGLGRVKYEINALNYVTAYHYDGANRVVATIRYANALSGITNWQTSTVSKALSGTRRVTEHHYDESGRLAFDVDGLGYATGYEYDAANRVIRTTRYAKPGTVAASPNNRVSESIYDEKGQLRFSISETGAVTERGYDAMGRVTHTIRYDQSVSLQGRSDAEVAAFKAALSQEVQAGRVRSELNGFDAMGRLVFEVDGEGYSTLYTYNSHSEIRRKQVFVNNTHLKEFLKDLMASGDLNGWISNPDIVFFDYYQSPDELNAQTTSYRYDSRGNKIEELSAKVDVLEVDVSGFERQYDGVRIESAYQYDSFGNVVAITNAKSTNMQRIDTYTYDIVGNQIAAQGLNSNKVIYKGGYERVNINSEGGQREKIYDEAGQLRFDIDELGHITEHQYNGFGERVMSIRYDLQDTKFVRLKGFTSLSEIELFVKDPLVQANKRTIEYGYDKRGLQTSVRASGTASADIRLDTIAFNAFKEKTRSERSDGSKSYTVKESLYSKSGHLLAEKDAENYITIYRYNGYGEISTKIEAKNKYTGPWDLSDIDLWIESEKDEDIRKTTFVFDNKGNKKETIIKNTLIHSVENGVLKEYFKDIISKSYFDYSSRITKTFITDDLGATDSKSSISYQYDAFGRIVSSWSAEKKIVDFSTPPKGNNFKQKKQRLESRYFYDAQGNQVKVESADRETFTYYSSQGIRVGEKDAEGNVSYVSIDGMNRVIKETQHADSRIANNVISYAHDITTEYEYDATGRLVLTRKKLASGDIEESVVYNSYGEVINKKINDITTESYIYDALGNVVEKVENGKKKNFQYGLSGKVINESEYYYNTSDEYLAPSIIHREYDLLGNVIYEEKPGVNIYNNVYEDLKNGKKPSYSIEKPTVEQELDRWGNVVKKTVNGEVFNFEYNSRNQLIKQIGPKVTVIDEDGSISFRRPATLYYYDLMGNNIGTQDANGNWQRVVFDSAGTKLIDINNQGQGVFYLKNIHGDTLVRFQPGVLADRYVYDKKSQLISRSKISSGSKGNVVYESFTYDQVGRRTSETRHGRAGYQSFIKYDEIGQVLESHGKGIHRKYTYNVRGSKLSEAWLRDGVEMSKREYGYNIYTGNKEFDILSDGSKVKYIYDQAGLLISKNGAGIDITYRYYNNGSLRMRQSRDKIETYSYDLYGREVWRQLKGYGRLSTYGRTITRTEWDSLGRIKRLNNYENFFKGQFIPGAEIKYYYDAVGNRRKVTSTRGWDQNTRWYHYDSLNREVASYESLEQHSKEEVMSKGFSGCRVIEYDIAGRKINEVEWDRDDNKTERIISYDNDSSQVSGIREYTTYGDNEVMTRSFVRTSAITGHTLSSRDIRTEFTILYGTPVETKKTHNYITYSYQKDGLLEKQTNWRDGSPFRKETVTDFTYHYTGQIASQHIWIYSEDKNMLAYHDTIRSIYRRREPSQRSRITYSREELSYEAPRRRGNTWSTGESTFNYDSAGNLLSVGSTKPESRRSVLSDFDGQIKIQSGGSVLPKVNLTAAGNLLAVSSGETLDVDLLDDSASMASNEPSSYTVKSGDTLQQIAQAVFGDSRYWYLVADANGLSPNEKPPTGQVLVIPNVHTQTFNGAESFKPYNESEVLGDINPEPMPPPPPKKSCNPVAMIVMVVVAVVVTVYTAGAAAPAIAGATGAAAGTATGAAAGAAALAGGATVGMSAGVAMGAAAIGGAMGSIASQLVGKAMGVVDDFSWGQVALGGLAAGATAGFGAALQTGAFNLGSYGNNFASSAVSYATRYMGSKAVGMDVSFSWKSFAASAVGSLVSSRVNQYLNGENNIIGGTIAGFTGSATTSLMHGESLRSNAGQILTDSFGNALGNSIVAGIQKHQHHENQIDQLADRFGIDGDDPNARKTLETALGILGSKDSSTDLRRDTTRDLINLSGASDAQTQEIMGLYEQSIFSKENPSLPYLGEGSESLGDGSTRLEIVITGGSKRAAFGSGVIDDMLIGAGELSSYIAQNIAERPYLEYGLMAIDVATGPAAFVVREAVMATPVGDFITNAQDKALDVLESRFDAAGYNQVNSVHGAGGSFSVAGVALLGAAGLVKGLSNAGYPGRSISALRAQFRKDYDNWAANQNDPRLIIQQGEQRHHTVPLTDKLANSARQKLDSLGLNVNDPSINGVALPNNAKVNNPYGKVLHSDITYGQGRRDYVDYVNFKLDRASTPDQATRILNQIREDLLSGKKPWEN